The Deltaproteobacteria bacterium genome includes a window with the following:
- a CDS encoding DUF21 domain-containing protein, protein MVEIIIILICILLNALLALVEMAFVSVSKSELKSLSKNNPMALKLLKFREKPEQTLSVLQIGITVVGGISAAVGGIGADDKISPYIQNMGLSESIAKFVAVVLVVVPLTYINTVIGELVPKTLALRFPMKISLRSVYALNVAQRFLSPFVEVLEKSTQICLKLFSFLPKSSSQNSENAESLNISYLSNTHQQYVINLVHIETKKMREIMLPWDQVNVIYSSSNLNEVLSMVIKSGHTRLPVISDNEVVGILHSKEFITFISSGDENWKNIIRPILKVGPNEGILKTLRLMQEKKSHMAMVLSGDEKLGIVTLEDIFEEIIGDIYDEDDDGMLRKVLSQRIFKMKK, encoded by the coding sequence ATGGTTGAAATTATTATTATTCTTATCTGTATTTTATTAAATGCCTTACTGGCTTTGGTTGAGATGGCTTTTGTGAGTGTTTCTAAGTCAGAACTTAAAAGTTTATCAAAAAACAATCCCATGGCTTTAAAATTATTGAAATTTCGCGAGAAACCGGAACAGACACTTTCAGTTTTGCAAATTGGGATCACGGTTGTTGGGGGAATATCTGCTGCTGTTGGTGGAATTGGTGCTGATGACAAGATTTCGCCTTATATTCAAAATATGGGGCTTTCAGAGTCTATTGCAAAGTTTGTAGCTGTTGTTTTAGTAGTCGTGCCATTAACATATATCAATACCGTGATTGGTGAACTTGTTCCCAAAACCTTAGCCTTGAGGTTTCCAATGAAAATCTCTTTAAGATCGGTTTATGCTTTGAACGTGGCTCAACGATTTCTTTCTCCTTTTGTCGAAGTGCTAGAAAAATCAACTCAAATTTGTTTAAAACTTTTTTCATTTCTTCCAAAAAGTTCAAGCCAAAATTCTGAAAATGCAGAGTCTTTGAATATTTCTTATCTATCAAACACTCATCAACAATATGTGATCAATTTAGTTCATATTGAAACTAAGAAAATGCGCGAAATCATGTTGCCTTGGGATCAGGTGAATGTGATTTATTCTTCTAGTAATTTAAATGAAGTTTTATCTATGGTTATAAAAAGTGGTCATACAAGATTGCCGGTCATTTCAGATAACGAAGTTGTAGGTATTTTGCATTCAAAAGAGTTTATAACCTTTATTTCTTCCGGTGATGAAAACTGGAAAAATATCATAAGACCAATTTTAAAGGTGGGGCCAAACGAGGGGATATTAAAGACTCTTCGATTGATGCAGGAAAAGAAAAGTCATATGGCAATGGTTCTGAGCGGTGATGAAAAGCTAGGAATTGTCACCTTGGAAGATATTTTTGAAGAAATAATTGGTGATATTTATGATGAAGATGATGATGGAATGCTCAGAAAAGTACTGAGTCAGCGGATCTTTAAAATGAAAAAATAA
- a CDS encoding TlpA family protein disulfide reductase, which translates to MIHRFLPGIVLILIFSFFQLGFAETKTMKKDILSLESIGQSSMDMNKNYELIVVDFWASWCDPCKESFPFYEKLIKEKKDKNILFISINLDDEKEPALKFLKEFPTTFPSYWDKSKIFMKKLNFDFIPYMAIFNGKWELVDSIKGFNSKTRKKVKTLVEKIK; encoded by the coding sequence GTGATTCATAGATTTTTACCAGGAATAGTTCTCATTTTAATTTTTTCTTTTTTTCAATTAGGCTTCGCAGAAACAAAGACTATGAAAAAGGATATTTTATCTTTAGAAAGTATCGGACAGTCATCGATGGATATGAATAAGAATTATGAACTTATCGTTGTTGATTTTTGGGCAAGTTGGTGTGATCCCTGTAAAGAAAGTTTCCCGTTCTATGAGAAATTAATTAAAGAAAAAAAAGATAAAAATATTTTGTTTATTTCAATTAATTTGGATGATGAAAAAGAACCAGCTTTAAAATTCTTGAAAGAATTTCCAACAACTTTTCCTTCCTATTGGGATAAATCGAAAATATTTATGAAAAAGCTGAATTTTGATTTCATACCCTACATGGCTATTTTTAATGGTAAGTGGGAATTAGTCGATAGCATCAAAGGATTTAACTCCAAAACAAGGAAAAAAGTTAAAACACTGGTAGAAAAAATAAAGTAG
- a CDS encoding glycosyltransferase family 2 protein: MSRFGFVILSFNHLQHTSECLHSVLNLCSTARIYLVHNGSDKKQILQLKNQFSLPQVQHFILEQNQGYSGGANYGLKMAFLMEDWVLFLTNDTLLDQLPSHLPRNKGLYAPLIFMKRNRKVDSLGGGLTLSNGHLYHIKDDPTFQKLKPKDKNQRRNTFSFHNDLLYVPGTAFLIDKETFEKVGGFDARLGTYWEDVDFSLKLQQKGLILETFPELKVLHKVGKTCHKDTYYSTYLFQRNRLIISWKYASLFEKLSLIASIISEIPKRFFRDFKYKKLSLFLLYLKALFQAFKMIVTNK; the protein is encoded by the coding sequence ATGAGTCGTTTTGGATTTGTTATTTTGTCTTTTAATCACCTACAACATACCTCTGAATGCCTTCATTCCGTTTTAAATTTGTGTTCAACTGCTAGAATTTATTTAGTCCATAATGGAAGCGATAAAAAGCAAATTCTTCAATTAAAAAATCAATTTAGCTTACCACAAGTTCAACATTTTATTTTAGAACAAAACCAAGGGTATTCAGGTGGCGCGAACTATGGTCTTAAAATGGCCTTTTTAATGGAAGATTGGGTCCTATTTTTGACAAATGATACCTTACTCGATCAGCTTCCATCCCACTTGCCAAGAAATAAAGGTCTTTATGCTCCTCTGATTTTCATGAAACGAAATAGAAAAGTAGACTCTCTCGGTGGAGGTCTTACTCTTTCCAACGGACACCTCTACCATATTAAAGATGATCCCACTTTCCAGAAATTAAAACCAAAAGATAAAAACCAAAGAAGAAATACATTTTCATTTCATAACGATTTGCTTTATGTTCCAGGCACCGCGTTCTTAATTGATAAAGAAACATTTGAAAAAGTGGGTGGCTTTGATGCTCGCTTAGGAACCTATTGGGAAGATGTGGATTTTTCATTAAAATTGCAACAAAAAGGTCTTATCCTAGAGACATTCCCAGAACTAAAGGTTCTACATAAAGTAGGGAAAACCTGTCACAAAGATACCTACTATTCAACTTATTTATTTCAAAGAAATCGCCTCATCATTTCTTGGAAATACGCTTCACTGTTTGAAAAATTATCATTAATTGCAAGTATTATTTCTGAAATCCCAAAACGATTTTTTCGGGATTTCAAATATAAGAAACTATCCCTATTTCTGTTGTATTTGAAGGCTCTCTTCCAGGCCTTTAAAATGATAGTAACAAATAAATAA
- a CDS encoding COX15/CtaA family protein, translating into MSLNEKIYSRLNQVSMGLILYTLLVILWGAWVRISHSGDGCGDTWPLCQGKLIPQEAVQKTWVEYSHRFTSGLYGVLVVGIYFWIKRNFSSRTEVIFKSSSLKWARLVLLFMITEALLGAKLVLFHLVNQNDSVWRLVAMSLHQLNSFLLVAFTVRLYCSSLEWGLEGGKSEITFKGKIKNLRFPLPLYFILFLAMTGAWAALSTTLFPSISLLEGLLKDFSADSHYLLKIRVTHPILGILLGSSMAIFFYKKSQHYFSLSTQSRLHYLLYKTSFLTSMAITLAIVIGIITLLTLSPLALKILHLTWAHLLWALFICYYHFKGLEESLQIQQK; encoded by the coding sequence GTGTCTCTTAACGAAAAAATTTATTCACGGTTAAATCAAGTTTCCATGGGATTGATACTTTATACCTTGTTAGTTATTTTATGGGGAGCCTGGGTGAGGATTTCCCATTCGGGTGATGGCTGCGGAGATACTTGGCCCTTGTGCCAGGGAAAGCTGATCCCTCAGGAGGCTGTGCAAAAAACTTGGGTAGAATACAGCCATCGATTTACAAGTGGTCTCTATGGGGTTTTGGTCGTCGGTATCTATTTTTGGATTAAAAGAAATTTTTCCAGTCGCACCGAGGTGATATTTAAGAGCTCCTCTTTGAAGTGGGCCCGCCTCGTGTTGCTTTTCATGATCACGGAAGCTTTATTAGGAGCGAAGTTAGTTTTATTTCATTTAGTTAACCAAAATGACTCTGTTTGGAGACTTGTCGCGATGTCTCTTCATCAATTGAATAGTTTTTTATTAGTCGCCTTTACAGTCAGATTGTATTGTTCTTCACTAGAGTGGGGGTTAGAGGGAGGCAAATCAGAAATTACTTTCAAAGGAAAAATAAAAAATCTAAGGTTTCCTTTGCCTTTGTATTTTATACTTTTTTTGGCGATGACCGGTGCCTGGGCCGCTTTATCAACAACCTTGTTTCCATCGATAAGTTTGCTGGAGGGCTTATTAAAAGATTTTTCTGCAGATTCTCATTATCTGCTTAAAATCAGAGTGACACATCCTATTTTAGGAATTCTTTTAGGAAGTTCCATGGCGATTTTCTTTTATAAAAAATCACAGCATTACTTTTCTCTTTCAACTCAGAGTAGGCTTCATTATTTGTTATATAAAACTTCATTTCTGACCTCCATGGCAATAACTTTAGCAATCGTTATTGGGATAATCACTCTGTTGACTTTATCACCTCTGGCTTTAAAGATCCTTCATTTAACTTGGGCGCATCTTCTTTGGGCATTATTTATTTGTTACTATCATTTTAAAGGCCTGGAAGAGAGCCTTCAAATACAACAGAAATAG
- a CDS encoding DUF3854 domain-containing protein: MKRIHLHFVLTVQVSIFFLVPLSLWGSSITPNISSFNPNSCYSIYSPKKDLTKFNSYFTAPNFTGPNFTTSDQITNSALANQIRQTLFSTKNYIQQIEKLNSSLKEYEKYLFFIRPSFGTYNGKKYFDFYRNPDFLSDVEYKVSNHTHLFKNQFVYGYHKSHHDMMEKQLGRILDIELTPAGQIKSLTFSSEKQRDHFKKHFLGVEFTKRRKDRILKINTEIFNQLRNIPAANEKVIEFEKSRGWPAGTAEKLGLVYYSRELFDIKTWAREKWLREKTPISYNDLVDAGWLNVEFRNDGRAVYRENYDDSIKIPLYDLNSSSQSQKSQIASWRTRNLKSRPNLPKYLSWPKDRSLIEVEPLIEEFYNSWQLEKAKGQKLVITEGEFKCAIGQMYTGILHLGLPGISQFNTSIKNKILAASPSEVIVLFDRDPKGKALFRIDLVTDSERASYLIAKELEAAGIKVKVAYLPDVNSGGKVGIDDLILEKGADAYLKSLDQAVSPDEFAQIKNMDTTLTELSSRKNKINKTIQTYEQALDSTLGFSNLSDHEVLNELKKQLALLEKTLEKYMNSSYPGRKGILHINPKFSFILQKRHSNNSALDKVLILDKKIIDPELSSIEFSNYLKSIFPSDDYTFVENVSSENQNYPLLIVKKDNSTAVALVKF, encoded by the coding sequence ATGAAAAGAATTCATCTTCATTTTGTTTTAACAGTCCAAGTCAGTATTTTTTTCTTGGTGCCATTAAGCCTCTGGGGTTCAAGCATTACTCCTAACATTTCAAGCTTCAATCCTAACAGTTGTTATTCAATCTATTCTCCAAAAAAAGATTTAACAAAATTCAACTCTTATTTTACTGCCCCCAATTTTACTGGCCCAAATTTTACTACTTCAGATCAAATAACCAATTCCGCACTTGCTAATCAGATACGTCAGACTCTATTTTCAACAAAAAATTACATACAGCAAATAGAGAAGCTCAACTCATCGCTCAAAGAATATGAAAAGTATTTATTTTTTATTCGCCCTTCATTTGGAACTTATAATGGAAAAAAATATTTTGATTTTTATCGAAATCCTGATTTTTTGAGTGATGTGGAATATAAAGTTTCCAATCACACTCACCTTTTTAAAAACCAGTTTGTTTATGGATATCATAAATCACACCATGACATGATGGAAAAGCAACTTGGCAGGATACTCGATATTGAGTTAACCCCCGCAGGTCAGATCAAATCCTTAACCTTCAGTTCTGAAAAACAACGCGATCATTTTAAAAAACATTTCTTAGGTGTTGAGTTTACAAAAAGAAGAAAAGATCGAATACTCAAAATCAATACTGAAATCTTTAACCAATTGAGAAATATCCCGGCTGCGAATGAAAAAGTTATTGAATTTGAAAAGTCTCGGGGTTGGCCTGCTGGTACAGCTGAAAAGCTAGGATTGGTCTATTATTCTCGTGAACTATTTGATATTAAGACTTGGGCTCGTGAAAAGTGGCTTCGTGAAAAAACTCCAATCAGTTACAATGATCTTGTGGACGCCGGTTGGCTCAACGTTGAATTTCGAAATGATGGTAGAGCCGTTTATCGCGAAAACTATGACGATTCAATTAAAATTCCTCTCTATGATTTAAATTCTTCAAGTCAAAGTCAAAAAAGTCAAATTGCCTCATGGCGAACTCGTAACCTCAAAAGTCGACCAAATTTGCCTAAGTATTTAAGCTGGCCTAAGGACCGATCTTTGATTGAAGTGGAGCCCCTCATTGAAGAGTTTTATAACTCCTGGCAATTAGAAAAAGCGAAGGGACAGAAATTAGTCATTACTGAAGGTGAATTTAAATGCGCCATCGGGCAAATGTACACGGGTATTCTCCATCTTGGATTACCTGGAATCTCACAATTTAATACCTCAATAAAAAATAAAATTCTGGCTGCAAGTCCTTCTGAGGTCATTGTTTTATTTGATCGTGACCCGAAAGGAAAGGCCCTCTTCCGAATAGATCTTGTTACTGATAGCGAGAGAGCCTCGTACCTTATTGCCAAAGAGCTTGAAGCAGCTGGAATCAAAGTTAAAGTGGCTTATCTTCCTGATGTTAACTCCGGAGGAAAAGTAGGAATAGATGATCTTATTTTAGAGAAAGGCGCAGATGCCTATTTAAAATCCCTTGACCAGGCGGTCTCGCCTGATGAATTTGCTCAGATTAAAAATATGGATACCACTCTAACGGAGTTAAGTTCTAGAAAAAATAAAATCAACAAAACCATTCAAACTTATGAGCAGGCTCTGGATTCCACTTTGGGCTTTTCCAATTTATCGGATCATGAGGTATTAAATGAATTAAAAAAACAATTAGCTCTTCTGGAAAAAACTCTTGAAAAATATATGAATTCTTCTTATCCAGGAAGAAAAGGAATTCTCCATATCAACCCTAAGTTTTCATTTATTTTACAGAAAAGACATTCAAACAATTCGGCTCTTGATAAAGTCCTTATTTTGGATAAGAAAATAATTGATCCAGAATTAAGCTCTATTGAATTTTCTAACTACTTAAAATCTATTTTTCCATCCGATGATTACACGTTTGTTGAGAACGTTTCTTCTGAAAATCAAAACTACCCTCTTTTAATTGTTAAAAAAGACAACTCAACAGCGGTGGCATTAGTAAAATTTTAA